TCAACAAAAGCTATCTGCAAGGCGACACAGCCTTCCCAGTGCTTAAAGATATCAACTTACACATTGATGAAGGCGAGTTCGTCGCAATTATGGGCCCGTCTGGCTCTGGCAAAACCACATTAATCAATATTATTGGCTTCCTTGATACAGCTTTTGAGGGCGACTACCTTTTTCAAAACGAAAATGTCGCCGCCTTTAATCGCGCCACTGCGTCAAAAATGCGAAATCAGCATGTCGGCTTTGTCTTTCAAAATTTCAGCCTAATCAATAACTTAAACATTTTTGAAAATGTTCTTATTCCTCTGAGTTATGGTGGCAATCGACGAAGTGATGTTAAAGAAAAAATCACTGAGTTGCTGCATTCTGTTGGCCTAGTCGATGTTGAAACGAAATTACCGCGCAATTTATCTGGCGGTCAGCAGCAGCGGGTGGCAATCGCTCGTGCCCTTGCAAATTCGCCGCAATTCTTAATTGCCGATGAACCGACCGGCGCCTTAGACAGCCATACTTCGGCAGAGATCATGCGACTCTTTAAAACACTCCATCAACAAGGCGTGACCATCATTATGGTGACGCATGATGAACACGTGGCGCTACAAAGTGATCGCATGATTAAAGTATTAGACGGGCAGATCATCAGTGACACGGAGGTTAGCCATGCGAATAACTGAATTAATTCGAATTTCCTTCCGTGCGCTAACTGCTAACAAACGCCGCAGCCTCCTAACCATGCTTGGCATTGTCATCGGTATCACTTCTGTTGTAACCATCATGGCACTCGGTAACGGTATCAAAGCTGCCACACTCAAAAATTTGCAAACTGATCAATTTGGCCAACAAACGGCTGAAATCACCTTCCTTCCTGAAAGTAGCACTGCCTCCACTGCTGGTTTTAAGGAAGATGATGTGGATCTCACCTATCAAACCGCTCCAGACAAAATCAAAAAAGTGACTATCAAACATGAAAAAGAACGCCTACAACTGAATGGTCAGTTAGCCAATCAAGATACGATGCTATCTGCCACACTTGTTACATCTATGCCTAAAGTGCAACTTGCAGCTGGGCATAAACTAAACCCTGATTCTTTACAAACAGATGGACATGATGTGCTTTTGTCGAAAAAGTTAGCTAAAAAGGTCTTTCATGGTAATGCGGCCGCGTTGACGTCATCTGTTTTTATCGGGAAGCGAAGCTACAACATTGTTGGTATTTTCAACACGCCTAAAGAGTCCTATTCAGCTTTAGATGTTGACGTTTTAATTCCTGAAAAGGCTTATACCGCTGGCCAGTTAAACCCAGGAGGGCAAAAATTGGCCATCACCTTCCAACGTGGCAGTGACATTTCCCAGTTGGCAAACGCCATCGTTCGTCAGTTGAAGAAATCTGGTACTGAACGCCGCAATGGCTCGTACCAATATTTTGATTATGGTGAATTACTAAAGGGTATCGGTGATGTGATCAGCGGTTTAACGTTGTTCGTCGGGGCCATTGCGGGTATTTCGCTA
This genomic window from Lacticaseibacillus paracasei subsp. paracasei contains:
- a CDS encoding ABC transporter ATP-binding protein, whose product is MIDLRHVNKSYLQGDTAFPVLKDINLHIDEGEFVAIMGPSGSGKTTLINIIGFLDTAFEGDYLFQNENVAAFNRATASKMRNQHVGFVFQNFSLINNLNIFENVLIPLSYGGNRRSDVKEKITELLHSVGLVDVETKLPRNLSGGQQQRVAIARALANSPQFLIADEPTGALDSHTSAEIMRLFKTLHQQGVTIIMVTHDEHVALQSDRMIKVLDGQIISDTEVSHANN
- a CDS encoding ABC transporter permease, translating into MRITELIRISFRALTANKRRSLLTMLGIVIGITSVVTIMALGNGIKAATLKNLQTDQFGQQTAEITFLPESSTASTAGFKEDDVDLTYQTAPDKIKKVTIKHEKERLQLNGQLANQDTMLSATLVTSMPKVQLAAGHKLNPDSLQTDGHDVLLSKKLAKKVFHGNAAALTSSVFIGKRSYNIVGIFNTPKESYSALDVDVLIPEKAYTAGQLNPGGQKLAITFQRGSDISQLANAIVRQLKKSGTERRNGSYQYFDYGELLKGIGDVISGLTLFVGAIAGISLLIAGVGVMNMMYISASERSQEIGIRMAVGATPAEIMKQFLLESVMLTLTGGVVGLVLGGLIAWMITAFLPFKPVITLGSIIGTFAISSIVGIVFGILPAKSAANKNLIDILKS